A stretch of Allostreptomyces psammosilenae DNA encodes these proteins:
- a CDS encoding aldo/keto reductase has protein sequence MEQRQLGRTGLRVSRLALGTMTWGRDTGEHEAAEQLKSFVDAGGTLVDTADVYSDGEAEYLLSRMLDQLVPRERLVIATKAGSTPQGPRRFDNSRGNLLPALDASLRRLGTDYVDLWQVHAFDPLTPFEETLQALDLAVTSGRARYVGLSNHSGWQLAHAATWQLAAPGRIPLSSTQLEYSLLQRGLEREVLPAALALGVGLLAHSPLGRGVLTGKYRYGVPVGSRADSEHMAPFVEPYLDDRGRRIVDAVATAADGLGSSPLQVALAWVRDQPGVASAITGARTAAQLTAVLSAERLTLPVEIRRALDDVSQPVHRYPDQDWSEL, from the coding sequence ATGGAACAGCGACAGCTCGGCCGTACCGGCCTGCGGGTGTCCCGTCTCGCACTGGGCACCATGACCTGGGGCCGGGACACCGGTGAGCACGAGGCCGCGGAACAGCTGAAGTCGTTCGTGGACGCGGGCGGCACCCTGGTCGACACGGCCGACGTCTACTCCGACGGAGAGGCCGAGTACCTGCTGTCCCGGATGCTCGACCAGCTCGTCCCCCGGGAACGACTGGTGATCGCCACCAAGGCCGGCAGCACCCCGCAGGGGCCGCGGCGCTTCGACAACTCGCGCGGCAACCTGCTGCCCGCGCTGGACGCCTCGCTGCGCCGCCTCGGCACCGACTACGTGGACCTGTGGCAGGTCCACGCCTTCGACCCGCTCACCCCCTTCGAGGAGACCCTCCAGGCCCTCGACCTCGCGGTGACCAGCGGCCGGGCCCGCTACGTGGGCCTGAGCAACCACAGCGGCTGGCAGCTCGCCCACGCCGCGACCTGGCAGCTGGCGGCGCCCGGGCGGATCCCGCTGTCCTCCACGCAGCTGGAGTACTCCCTGCTGCAGCGCGGGCTGGAGCGCGAGGTGCTGCCCGCGGCGCTGGCCCTGGGCGTCGGCCTGCTCGCCCACTCCCCGCTCGGGCGCGGCGTGCTCACCGGCAAGTACCGGTACGGCGTCCCGGTCGGCTCCCGGGCCGACTCCGAGCACATGGCGCCCTTCGTCGAGCCGTACCTGGACGACCGGGGCCGGCGCATCGTGGACGCGGTGGCGACGGCCGCCGACGGCCTGGGCAGCTCCCCCCTCCAGGTCGCCCTCGCCTGGGTCCGCGACCAGCCCGGGGTGGCGTCGGCGATCACCGGAGCGCGGACGGCGGCCCAGCTCACGGCGGTGCTGTCGGCCGAGCGGCTTACCCTGCCCGTTGAGATCCGGCGCGCGCTGGACGACGTGTCGCAGCCCGTGCACCGCTATCCCGACCAGGACTGGAGCGAGCTTTGA
- a CDS encoding LLM class F420-dependent oxidoreductase, producing the protein MRLGVNLGYWGAGVDRDNLAVAREADRLGYSVCWAAEAYGSDAPTVLSWVAAQTERIDIGSAIMQIPARTPTMTAMTAATLDSLSGGRFRLGLGVSGPQVSEGWYGVKFDRPLARTREYVDIVRQAMRRERVAHQGEHWTLPLPGGPGKPLKLTVHPVRERVPLYIAAIGPKNLELAGEIADGWLGIFFAPEHADQSLDRIRAGRRRAGLDLDGFDVVPTVPIVVDDDPERAADAVRAYTALYVGGMGSREKNFYNALACRMGYEREAATIQELYLARRPQEAAAAVPRSLVEATALVGDRERIAERMRAYADSGVTTLTLAPMAADLDGRLAALRVGVEALELAGLG; encoded by the coding sequence ATGCGACTCGGCGTCAACCTCGGCTACTGGGGAGCGGGCGTGGACCGCGACAACCTGGCCGTGGCCAGGGAGGCCGACCGGCTCGGCTACAGCGTCTGCTGGGCCGCCGAGGCGTACGGTTCGGACGCGCCGACCGTGCTGTCCTGGGTCGCCGCGCAGACCGAGCGGATCGACATCGGCTCGGCCATCATGCAGATCCCGGCCCGCACCCCCACCATGACGGCGATGACCGCCGCCACCCTGGACTCGCTCTCCGGCGGCCGCTTCCGGCTCGGCCTCGGCGTCTCCGGGCCGCAGGTCTCCGAGGGCTGGTACGGCGTGAAGTTCGACCGGCCGCTGGCCCGCACCCGGGAGTACGTGGACATCGTGCGCCAGGCGATGCGGCGCGAACGGGTGGCGCACCAGGGCGAGCACTGGACGCTGCCGCTGCCCGGAGGCCCCGGCAAGCCGCTGAAGCTCACGGTGCACCCGGTGCGCGAGCGCGTCCCGCTGTACATCGCGGCCATCGGGCCGAAGAACCTGGAGCTGGCCGGGGAGATCGCCGACGGCTGGCTGGGAATCTTCTTCGCCCCCGAGCACGCCGACCAGTCGCTGGACCGGATCCGGGCCGGTCGGCGCAGGGCCGGGCTCGACCTGGACGGGTTCGACGTGGTGCCGACCGTGCCGATCGTGGTGGACGACGACCCGGAGCGCGCCGCCGACGCCGTGCGCGCCTACACGGCGCTGTACGTGGGCGGGATGGGCAGCCGGGAGAAGAACTTCTACAACGCCCTGGCCTGCCGCATGGGCTACGAGAGGGAGGCGGCGACGATCCAGGAGCTGTACCTCGCCCGCCGCCCGCAGGAGGCGGCCGCGGCGGTGCCGCGCAGCCTGGTCGAGGCCACCGCGCTGGTGGGCGACCGGGAGCGGATCGCCGAGCGGATGCGGGCCTACGCGGACAGCGGGGTCACCACCCTGACGCTCGCGCCGATGGCGGCGGACCTGGACGGCCGGCTGGCGGCGCTGCGGGTGGGCGTGGAGGCGCTGGAACTGGCCGGCCTGGGCTGA
- a CDS encoding magnesium and cobalt transport protein CorA, whose translation MIVDFGFYRDGRRVADGPTDPARLAEALAGTPRDGDTFAWIGLFEPGEEEFASVAREFDLHPLAVEDALHAHQRPKLERYGDTLFLALKPVQHDDEGASLRAGDVFVFVGAGFVVTVRHGPTSPLGEVRQALQERRRVLAHGPAAVMYAVCDAVVDQYLEVAEALRLDLEDVEIAAVPAPSSRGASRGGGAAERVYAFRRELVGFRRATVPLLAPLQRLSEVPMPNVPERSRPFFRDVSDHLMRVNDQVEAMDRLLSNILDATLAQVSVRQNDDMRRISAWAAIVAVPTALAGIWGMNFEHMPELRQGWGYPAALAMIALVSVVLYRIFRRSGWL comes from the coding sequence GTGATCGTTGACTTCGGCTTCTACCGCGACGGACGACGGGTGGCGGACGGGCCGACGGACCCGGCGCGGCTGGCCGAGGCGCTCGCCGGCACGCCCCGGGACGGGGACACCTTCGCCTGGATCGGCCTCTTCGAACCCGGCGAGGAGGAGTTCGCCTCGGTGGCCCGGGAGTTCGACCTGCACCCGCTGGCCGTCGAGGACGCGCTGCACGCGCACCAGCGCCCCAAGCTGGAGCGGTACGGCGACACCCTGTTCCTCGCGCTCAAGCCCGTCCAGCACGACGACGAGGGTGCGTCGCTCCGCGCCGGCGACGTGTTCGTGTTCGTCGGCGCCGGATTCGTGGTGACCGTGCGGCACGGCCCCACCTCCCCGCTCGGCGAGGTCCGGCAGGCGCTCCAGGAGCGCCGGCGGGTGCTCGCGCACGGGCCGGCGGCCGTGATGTACGCGGTCTGCGACGCCGTCGTGGACCAGTACCTGGAGGTCGCCGAGGCGCTGCGGCTGGACCTGGAGGACGTGGAGATCGCCGCGGTCCCGGCCCCGTCCAGCCGGGGGGCGTCGCGCGGCGGCGGGGCCGCCGAACGGGTCTACGCCTTCCGGCGCGAGCTGGTGGGCTTCCGTCGTGCCACCGTGCCGCTGCTCGCCCCGCTGCAGCGGCTCAGCGAGGTCCCGATGCCGAACGTGCCCGAGCGCAGCCGGCCGTTCTTCCGCGACGTCAGCGACCACCTGATGCGGGTCAACGACCAGGTGGAGGCGATGGACCGGCTGCTGTCCAACATCCTGGACGCGACGCTGGCGCAGGTCAGCGTGCGGCAGAACGACGACATGCGCCGGATCTCCGCCTGGGCCGCCATCGTGGCCGTCCCGACCGCGCTCGCCGGCATCTGGGGCATGAACTTCGAGCACATGCCGGAGCTGCGCCAGGGATGGGGCTACCCGGCGGCGCTGGCCATGATCGCGCTGGTCAGCGTGGTGCTGTACCGGATATTCCGGCGCAGCGGCTGGCTGTGA
- a CDS encoding histidine phosphatase family protein, whose translation MPTVLFLRHGRSAANTSGRLAGWSPGVHLDERGLAQAAALPDRLAGVPLARIVTSPLERCRQTLAPLLERAEASADGAAVPVAVDERLGECHYGDWTGREIKELAKDPLWPVVQQHPSAARFPGEDGETLRAMQQRAVEAVRDWNERVTEEHGPDAVYLVCTHGDVIKALLADALGMHLDLFQRIAVDPCSISAVRYTPMRPFLLRAGDTGRLADLVPPPPPPAAEAAETAAAEEAATPDASGDAVVGGGAGGA comes from the coding sequence ATGCCCACGGTGCTGTTCCTGCGTCACGGGCGGTCCGCCGCCAACACCTCCGGCCGGCTGGCCGGCTGGTCGCCCGGCGTCCACCTGGACGAGCGGGGCCTGGCCCAGGCCGCCGCGCTGCCCGACCGGCTCGCCGGCGTGCCGCTCGCCCGGATCGTCACCAGTCCGCTGGAGCGCTGCCGGCAGACGCTGGCGCCGCTGCTGGAGCGGGCCGAGGCGTCCGCCGACGGCGCTGCCGTGCCGGTCGCCGTGGACGAACGGCTGGGGGAGTGCCACTACGGGGACTGGACCGGCCGGGAGATCAAGGAGCTGGCCAAGGACCCGCTGTGGCCCGTCGTGCAGCAGCACCCCTCGGCGGCGCGCTTCCCGGGGGAGGACGGCGAGACGCTGCGGGCCATGCAGCAGCGGGCCGTGGAGGCGGTCCGGGACTGGAACGAGCGGGTCACCGAGGAGCACGGCCCGGACGCCGTCTACCTGGTGTGCACCCACGGGGACGTGATCAAGGCCCTGCTCGCCGACGCCCTCGGCATGCACCTGGACCTCTTCCAGCGCATCGCGGTGGACCCGTGCTCGATCAGCGCCGTGCGGTACACCCCGATGCGGCCGTTCCTGCTCCGGGCGGGGGACACCGGGCGGCTCGCCGACCTCGTCCCGCCGCCGCCACCGCCGGCCGCGGAGGCCGCCGAGACGGCCGCGGCCGAGGAGGCGGCCACGCCGGACGCCTCCGGCGACGCCGTGGTCGGGGGCGGCGCCGGCGGCGCCTGA
- a CDS encoding DUF3090 domain-containing protein, giving the protein MPRQVFLYDPPERFVAGTVGEPGQRTFYLQATSGSRVTSVALEKVQVEALAERIDELLDEVLRRSGGTAPVPAVAPTDLRDTAPLDQPVLAEFRVGTMALAWDGDTQTVVVEAQAVVEVDPDEFGEELANELATEAADALIGDDEHGPPLLRVRMTGAQARAFAGRALEVVAAGRPPCPFCSLPLDPEGHVCPRQNGYRR; this is encoded by the coding sequence GTGCCCCGACAGGTCTTCCTCTACGATCCACCGGAGCGTTTCGTCGCCGGAACGGTGGGGGAACCCGGCCAACGCACCTTCTACCTCCAGGCCACCTCCGGGAGCCGGGTGACCAGCGTCGCCCTGGAGAAGGTGCAGGTCGAAGCGCTCGCCGAGCGCATTGACGAGCTGCTCGACGAGGTGCTACGGCGCAGCGGCGGAACCGCGCCGGTCCCCGCCGTCGCCCCCACCGACCTGCGGGACACCGCGCCGCTGGACCAGCCGGTGCTGGCCGAGTTCCGGGTCGGGACCATGGCGCTGGCCTGGGACGGCGACACCCAGACGGTGGTCGTGGAGGCGCAGGCCGTCGTCGAGGTCGACCCCGACGAGTTCGGCGAGGAGCTGGCCAACGAGCTGGCCACCGAGGCCGCCGACGCGCTGATCGGCGACGACGAGCACGGCCCGCCGCTGCTGCGGGTGCGGATGACCGGCGCGCAGGCCCGGGCGTTCGCGGGCAGAGCCCTGGAGGTCGTCGCGGCCGGCCGGCCGCCGTGCCCGTTCTGCTCGCTGCCCCTGGACCCGGAAGGACATGTGTGCCCGCGTCAGAACGGATACCGCCGCTGA
- a CDS encoding SCO1664 family protein translates to MSPVPRPRSAGSAEQAVLDLLEQGELTVLGRIVQASNAVLLGRVTAGAESVHCVYKPVAGERPLWDFPDGTLAGREVAAYTVSRAAGWHVVPPTVLRDGPFGPGMCQLWIGPPPEPDAAGEDDDAPEAGPTGDAAPDHPAEAGAEAATGAAAGPEADAEAAGEPAAESVDATELFALVDADEPGPGWRAVGRAEVGPGRTALLVHADDPRLRRIALFDAVVNNGDRKGGHLLRAVDGRLLGIDHGVTFNVDPKLRTLLWGWAGEPLEEAERALLGRLATAVAGPTGETLAAWLTGDELAALRDRIAVLLADGRYPLPTDEWPAIPWPPI, encoded by the coding sequence CTGAGCCCGGTGCCCCGCCCCCGGTCCGCCGGGTCGGCGGAGCAGGCCGTCCTCGACCTGCTGGAGCAGGGCGAGCTGACGGTGCTGGGCCGGATAGTGCAGGCGTCCAACGCCGTGCTGCTCGGCCGGGTGACGGCCGGGGCCGAGTCGGTGCACTGCGTGTACAAGCCGGTCGCGGGCGAGCGTCCGCTGTGGGACTTCCCGGACGGCACCCTGGCCGGCCGCGAGGTCGCCGCGTACACCGTCTCCCGGGCGGCGGGTTGGCACGTGGTGCCGCCGACCGTGCTGCGGGACGGCCCGTTCGGGCCCGGCATGTGCCAGCTGTGGATCGGCCCGCCCCCGGAGCCGGACGCCGCCGGCGAGGACGACGACGCGCCGGAGGCCGGGCCGACCGGCGACGCCGCCCCCGACCACCCCGCGGAGGCGGGGGCCGAGGCGGCCACCGGCGCAGCCGCCGGGCCGGAGGCGGACGCCGAGGCGGCCGGGGAGCCCGCGGCGGAGTCCGTGGACGCCACCGAGCTGTTCGCCCTGGTCGACGCCGACGAGCCGGGGCCCGGCTGGCGGGCCGTGGGCCGCGCCGAGGTGGGGCCCGGCCGCACGGCGCTGCTGGTGCACGCCGACGACCCCCGGCTGCGCCGCATCGCGCTCTTCGACGCCGTGGTGAACAACGGCGACCGCAAGGGCGGCCACCTGCTGCGCGCCGTGGACGGGCGGCTGCTCGGCATCGACCACGGGGTGACCTTCAACGTGGATCCCAAGCTGCGCACCCTGCTGTGGGGATGGGCGGGGGAGCCGCTGGAGGAGGCGGAGCGGGCGCTGCTGGGGCGGCTCGCCACCGCCGTGGCCGGGCCCACCGGCGAGACGCTGGCGGCCTGGCTCACCGGGGACGAGCTCGCCGCGCTGCGCGACCGGATCGCCGTGCTGCTGGCCGACGGGCGCTACCCGCTGCCCACCGACGAGTGGCCGGCCATCCCCTGGCCGCCGATCTAA
- the mshC gene encoding cysteine--1-D-myo-inosityl 2-amino-2-deoxy-alpha-D-glucopyranoside ligase, whose translation MHAWPAPEVPVLPGEGRTLRVHDTSSGALVATAGGPSAGLYVCGITPYDATHLGHAATYNAFDLVQRVWRDAGRRVVYVQNVTDVDDPLLVRARETGEDWVALAERETALFREDMIALRMLPPDHYVGAVEAIPGIVDLVARLRERGAAYDVDGDIYFSVDADPHFGEVSGYDREEMLRLAAERGGDPQRPGKKNPLDPLLWQAARPGEPAWDSPLGAGRPGWHIECVQIALEHLGMSFDVQGGGSDLAFPHHEMGASHAQVLTGRHPYARAYVHAGMVALDGEKMSKSRGNLVFVSRLRRDGADPAAIRLALLAHHYRSDWEWTSDDLERAQARLARWRAAVSRPDGPSADAVLEQVRDALADDLDAPRALATVDAWAERQSAEGGTDTAAPGLISRMADALLGVAL comes from the coding sequence ATGCATGCCTGGCCCGCTCCTGAGGTTCCCGTCCTGCCCGGTGAGGGCCGTACCCTCCGGGTGCACGACACGTCCAGTGGCGCCCTGGTCGCCACGGCCGGCGGCCCCTCCGCCGGCCTCTACGTCTGCGGCATCACGCCCTACGACGCCACCCACCTGGGACACGCCGCCACCTACAACGCCTTCGACCTGGTGCAGCGGGTCTGGCGGGACGCCGGACGACGCGTCGTCTACGTCCAGAACGTCACCGACGTCGACGATCCGCTGCTGGTCCGGGCGCGCGAGACCGGGGAGGACTGGGTGGCCCTGGCGGAGCGCGAGACCGCGCTCTTCCGGGAGGACATGATCGCGCTGCGGATGCTGCCGCCGGACCACTACGTGGGCGCGGTGGAGGCCATACCCGGCATCGTGGACCTGGTGGCCCGGCTGCGCGAGCGCGGCGCCGCCTACGACGTCGACGGCGACATCTACTTCTCGGTGGACGCCGACCCGCACTTCGGCGAGGTCTCCGGCTACGACCGGGAGGAGATGCTGCGGCTCGCCGCCGAGCGCGGCGGGGACCCGCAGCGTCCCGGAAAGAAGAACCCGCTCGACCCGCTGCTGTGGCAGGCGGCCCGGCCCGGCGAGCCGGCCTGGGACAGCCCGCTCGGCGCCGGGCGCCCGGGGTGGCACATCGAGTGCGTGCAGATCGCCCTGGAGCACCTGGGCATGTCGTTCGACGTGCAGGGCGGCGGCAGCGACCTGGCCTTCCCGCACCACGAGATGGGCGCCTCGCACGCCCAGGTGCTCACCGGCCGGCACCCCTACGCGCGAGCCTACGTGCACGCCGGGATGGTGGCGCTGGACGGCGAGAAGATGTCGAAGTCGCGGGGCAACCTGGTGTTCGTCTCCCGGCTGCGCCGGGACGGGGCCGATCCGGCGGCGATCCGGCTGGCCCTGCTGGCGCACCACTACCGCAGCGACTGGGAGTGGACCAGCGACGACCTGGAGCGGGCGCAAGCCCGGCTGGCCCGCTGGCGGGCGGCCGTCTCCCGGCCGGACGGTCCCTCGGCCGACGCCGTGCTGGAGCAGGTCCGCGACGCGCTGGCGGACGACCTGGACGCCCCCCGCGCGCTGGCCACGGTGGACGCCTGGGCGGAGCGCCAGTCGGCCGAGGGCGGCACCGACACGGCCGCGCCCGGGCTGATCAGCCGGATGGCCGACGCCCTGCTCGGGGTGGCGCTCTAG